A genomic region of Candidatus Krumholzibacteriia bacterium contains the following coding sequences:
- a CDS encoding zinc ribbon domain-containing protein, which produces MEFVLLGSALLIALVVLWPALRSDNDEQWIFSEEDTPAGRLSTRREVLVGNIADLDFEFAMGKLAEPDYLSLRDNLKRQTLKVMEQLEVIESRDHTNAPPESEPATAPATAFCSACGASLPPRAAFCPSCGSAVGS; this is translated from the coding sequence ATGGAGTTCGTCCTGCTCGGGTCCGCCTTGCTGATCGCACTGGTCGTCCTGTGGCCCGCTCTGCGGAGCGACAACGACGAACAGTGGATCTTCAGCGAAGAAGACACGCCGGCCGGCCGCCTGTCCACCCGGCGCGAGGTCCTGGTGGGCAACATTGCCGATCTGGACTTCGAGTTCGCCATGGGCAAGCTGGCCGAGCCCGACTATCTGTCCCTGCGCGACAACCTCAAGCGCCAGACCCTGAAGGTCATGGAACAGCTCGAGGTGATCGAGAGCCGTGATCACACGAACGCTCCTCCCGAGAGCGAACCGGCCACGGCTCCCGCAACCGCTTTCTGCTCCGCATGCGGCGCCTCGTTGCCGCCGCGTGCGGCCTTCTGCCCCTCCTGCGGATCGGCGGTGGGATCTTGA
- a CDS encoding SHOCT domain-containing protein — protein MNARIALSLGLVLLAGTAADAATLRGELLNGTTGGPGVADRIELIDVAQGMEPLATVEDVSGAFEIADVPESEAHLLLRVVRGDVTFSQSLEAIDQPVQLEVYEVTRDLVGVDMARHHVIFRRDAEHMLVTELFEFENASDPPMTIVADALPMRFGFENPTHGAPQASVGSGEFPITLPVVETDAANVRAVERALRPGTTRMFVSYAIEYDPNGTDWVNTNVYGARDRRVLVAPPDVQVMVESMIPSESPMEGFAAYSGLPVEAGTEWSVRLAGGTAMAQGDPHDHGGTQQVARVEVRPHRFADQRIILMVLVGALLLFGLLFGASRRPTVATGGGGIDSKRLALSRLADRYVSGELTREQFEAERDRLLDSRNQKASHNGQAKDAVRRASTTAHSN, from the coding sequence TTGAACGCCCGCATCGCACTCTCCCTGGGTCTCGTGCTCCTCGCCGGTACCGCTGCCGACGCGGCCACTCTGCGCGGTGAGCTCCTGAACGGGACGACCGGTGGCCCGGGTGTGGCCGATCGCATCGAGCTGATCGACGTGGCCCAGGGCATGGAGCCGCTGGCGACCGTCGAAGACGTCTCCGGCGCCTTCGAGATCGCCGACGTGCCCGAGTCCGAAGCCCACCTGCTGCTGCGGGTCGTGCGCGGAGACGTGACCTTCTCGCAGAGCCTCGAGGCGATCGACCAGCCCGTGCAACTCGAGGTCTACGAGGTCACCCGGGATCTCGTCGGCGTCGACATGGCACGTCACCACGTGATCTTCCGGCGGGACGCGGAACACATGCTCGTGACCGAGCTCTTCGAGTTCGAGAACGCGTCCGATCCGCCCATGACCATCGTCGCCGATGCCCTGCCCATGCGCTTCGGGTTCGAGAACCCCACCCACGGCGCGCCCCAGGCCTCGGTGGGCTCGGGGGAGTTCCCGATCACCTTGCCCGTGGTCGAGACCGACGCGGCGAACGTGCGCGCCGTGGAGCGTGCGCTACGGCCCGGCACCACGCGCATGTTCGTGAGCTATGCGATCGAGTACGACCCGAACGGGACCGACTGGGTCAACACGAACGTCTACGGGGCTCGTGACCGTCGCGTCCTCGTGGCTCCGCCCGACGTGCAGGTCATGGTCGAGTCGATGATCCCGAGCGAGTCGCCCATGGAGGGCTTCGCGGCGTACTCCGGACTCCCCGTCGAGGCCGGGACCGAGTGGTCGGTCCGCCTGGCCGGCGGCACCGCCATGGCCCAGGGCGATCCCCACGACCACGGTGGCACGCAACAGGTCGCCCGGGTCGAGGTGCGCCCGCACCGCTTCGCCGACCAGCGGATCATCCTCATGGTGCTCGTGGGTGCGTTGCTGCTCTTCGGTCTGCTGTTCGGGGCCTCGCGCCGTCCGACGGTCGCGACCGGCGGTGGCGGCATCGATTCGAAGCGACTGGCTCTGTCGCGTCTCGCCGACCGCTACGTGTCCGGCGAGCTGACCCGCGAGCAGTTCGAGGCCGAGCGCGATCGGCTGCTCGACAGCCGGAACCAGAAGGCGTCGCACAACGGCCAGGCGAAGGACGCCGTGCGCCGTGCCTCGACCACAGCCCACTCCAACTGA